ttgcagtagttattgtctctggagtttctatagttgcagtagttattgtctctggagtttctgtagttgcagtagttattgtcactggagtttctgtagttatagttgcagtagttattgtgtctggagtttctgtagttgtagttgcagtagttattgtctctggagtttctatagttgcagtagttattgtctttggagtttctgtagttgtagttgcagtagttattgtctctggagtttctgtagttgtagttgcagttcTTATTCtcactggagtttctgtagttgtagttgcagtagttattgtctctggagtttctgtaagTGTAgatgcagtagttattgtctctggagtttctgtagttgcagtagttattgtcactggagtttctgtagttatagttgcagtagttattgtgtCTGGAGtttttgtagttgtagttgcagtagttattgtctctggagtatctgttgttgtagttgcagtagttattgtctttggagtttctgtagttgtagttgcagtagttattgtctctggagtttctgtaagTGTAGAtgcagtagttattgtttttggagtttctgtagttgtagttgcagtagttattgtctttgGAGTTTCTGTaattgtagttgcagtagttatttgtctctggagtttctgtagttgtagttgcagtagttattgtgactggagtttctgtagttgcagtagttattgtctctggagtttctgtagttgtagttgcagtagtcattgtctctggagtttctggagttgtagttgcagtagttattgtctctggagtttctggagttgtagttgcagtagttattgtctctggagtttctgtagttgcagtatttattgtaattgaagtttctgtagttgtagttgcagtagttattgtcactggagtttctgtagttgtagttgcagtagttattgtctctggagtttctatagttgcagtagttattgtctctggagtttctatagttgcagtagttattgtctctggagtttctgtagttgcagTAATTATTGTAACTGGAGTTTCTGtcgttgtagttgcagtagttattgtctctggagtttctatagttgcagtagttattgtctctggagtttctgtagttgcagtagttattgtaactggagtttctgtaggtgtagttgcagtagtcattgtctctggagtttctatagttgcagtagttattgtctctggagtttctgtagttgcagtagttgttgtcactggagtttctgtagttgtagttgcagtagttattgtctctggagtatctgtagttgtagttgcagtagttattgtctcgGGAGTTTCTGTAGATGTAGTTGCAGTAGtcattgtctctggagtttctgtagttgtagttgcagtagttattgtctctggagtttctgtagttgtagttgcagtagttattgtctctaGAGTTTCTGTACTTGTAGTTGCAGTCGTTATTGTCactgtagttgcagtagttattgtaactggagtttctgtagttgtagttgcagtagttattgtctctggagtttctgtagttgcagtagttgttgtcactggagtttctgtagttgtagttgcagtagttattgtctctggagtttctgtagttgtagttgcagtagttattgtctctggagtttctgtagttgtagttgcggCAGCTGTTGTAGTCACTGTAGCTACGTCAGGTGTCATGGGGACTGCTACAGCTGCCATGCCAGTGTTTAAAACAGCGCTAGGTGACGTGGTAGAAGTTGCTGTTGGGGAAGCTATCGTAGTTGGTGGTAATTTTACAGTTGTCTCAGCTGTTGTGGTTGCTGTGTTTGGAGTTGCTGTCACTGATAGCGTCAGTGTGGTTGTAGTGGAATCAGCTGTAATCGTGCTTGTGCTCTGCACGTTGCCTGAAACTATTCAACGGCAAAATTAATTCTTCAGTCAAAAATTCACTGTCCCTTTTTTCACTTGTtaaatttttgttcatttttaattttgtttaattttagtaAACTCAACAACAATTAGCAGAAGGATGAGACACATCTTTCAACAATgttcagctgtttttaaaatggagtCTTTGTTAGGTTTGTTATcaaacaataatattaataattactttttgtCTTAATGAACCATCAATACTGTTTTTGAAATAAACACTGGGGACCGTTGAATGTTGCTGGAAATGTTGCTTTGCGGTGTCAAGTGTAGATTCTGTTTTCACAGCTTATTCATTCCCCATTTATGTGGTGGAACAATTTTTAGTGTAAAGAATGTAGTTGagtgacatttaattttaaaaatgaccttCATGAATGAAGTGTCCTTGCAGCACTTGTTGTGatgccattttttatttatttttttgttcatatttatattaagtTGGCACCAACGCTAATGCGGTTGTGTCACAGCTGGAATGTTCTGGGTTTTAATCTTGTTGGCCAGTTCAGTCCACGTGAATGTTGGATGTTCTCTCGGCTCCTGCATGGGTTCTCTCTTTCAGCCAGTGTAGAAACCTGAACCTGTGCGtgtaaatgtttgcttgtgGTAATCTGATGATTGGTTCGTGGTGTGTCGCCGACTACACTTCCTGCTGGGAGACATTAATGACGTGTGTTGAATAAGCACGTTCACCTTTTTGTTTCACTTACTCTGGTCTAAATCACACCagataaaaatgacattttctttgctttagaATTACTCAAACTTCTATTGCAACCGATGGTCTATAACACACATGAAATCAGAACGCTGTTgctctttgttttatgtgttttacaaGTGATACCCCAACATACATCTACTTATTTGAACCCCCTTGTATCTTTACACAACAGGCAAACTCACGTGGAAAATGCACTAATGTAACTAAAAACCACTACACACCCATTTCATGATTAACTCTGGTACGACAAACCAGGAAACATTTGTGACCTAACAAGGAAACCTCATCACAGTGGCATGGAAACATCTTTGCCTCTCACCATCACACATTATCATCTTTTCAATGCACTAGGGAACAACCTGCAGCATTTATAGACACAGAGCAACTAAGTTTACATCAAATGCGTCAACACGGAATGATTTGTATGACAGAAATGGTTATGTATGTGTCAGGTGTGGCTGGCGTGTTCAGACCTGTTTCATACTTCTTCTTCTACTGTAATCAAAAGTCTAGAGTTACAAGAAATGACACCTACTTTCAAAAATGACATTGGATTGACAGCTGTCCCCTCCAACGCAAATATTTGTGATGTTGGCACCAAGGACAGTGGTTATAGAATGGCTGTTACATAACAGCTCAAAGTTCTGGGTTTtatcagatgaaaaaaatgagttaatcaagcttcaagcctacaagacataaaggcctggatgtcccacaattttttacttctaaactcagacaaaactgaagtcatagtatttgggcccaaaaatctcagagatatgatgtccaaccatattgttactctagatggcataagtctggcctccagtactactgcaaggaaccttggagttatttttgatcaggatttgtcctttacctcacatataaaacaaatctctagaacagccttcttccacctacggaacattgccaaaactaggagcatcctgtctcaaagcgatgcagaaaaactggtccatgaaTTTttttacctctaggttggactactgtaattccctactttcaggatgccccagtaactaaagagcctgcaattaatccaaaatgctgctggaattagcaagagagatcatatttcaccttcactagcttctctccattggcttagGTTGTTCTCTCTTTATCTATGCagttgattttattctgtaaagtgccttcagaagactttgttgtgaagtagcgctatataaataaagtcgaattgaattgaatcctGGGTCAAGTTCAAAGAGATGGACTCATCCATGTTCTTGTGTGGGTTTCCGCTCATTTGAAAAATCTGCAAGTTTGGTCACTTGGACACTCAGTATCCAGCCCTTTTTAATTCCTGAGGTGTCACTTAGAATACGTGTTTGTGTTGGTGATCAACTCTCAGAGCTTTCAGTATAGAACCATGGAAACTCAGATGCTTCAGTGTTTGACACCTAAAGTAATGACATAGTTCTTGTTTGGATATAAAGTTGTTCCTCTGGCATCACATGGTGCGGCTCCTTCGTTCTTATTGGAGGTTTCCCGTAGTTTAGTGATGAGACTGAGCCAGATTCCTTTACGCTTCGTTGGTCCTTCTGTGGCTGTATGCACTTTATTTTAGAGCCCAGTGACTCAACCTATAATCAAatgtgcaattaaaaaaaaactgcattcaaCCAAGGAAAATGTGTGGGAGTTGTTTAGAAGCCGATTGACTCTCCTCACTAAACCCCCTCAtataaaaaactacacattacAAGAAGCAAAAAGCTAATATGTTGCAGCAGAGCTGCACCTCCACCATTTTGGACTGATAGTTACTGTCAAATGTATAAAAGAACTtaagaaatatagaaatatatacttgcacagctgtttttttaatttaagaaattCAAAGTAGCAATTAgtagtaaaacatttactgtattgtaaAGCATTTACAAAGTGTTGACTGGTTGGGTTCTTAATATAATACACTCCAGTGCGACTCCACctcccactatgacctcagtaaGAAACACAGGGTAGAATTGGCACTTTGCTGTCTGTTCCAActtaaactgagaaattctaaccttgtaaaagtataattcacggtgctgtattggattgtgttATATTGTACAGGTGGTCGTAAGGCTGTGGCTGGTTGgtgtaaatgctgttttatgtaCTGCGTTTATTATAGGTGCAAATAcgtttatttttaaacttgaaTTGATTTTGTAATTATGAACTcattgttttacagtattttattatatcACCATTTGGCTACAATGTTGGgctgtatatataaaaaaacacaatttgtagcATTTTATATGTTAATACTTTTAATAACTGACACAGTCTATTGTcaagcacacacagaacaaTCACCACATTAAATTTTCACCCACTGAACACCTCCAACATAATGTCATCATCTATGAAACTAACACAGatattaaatacattacatGTAAGAGCTGCTCATGTTGTTTATTCACTTTCAATGGTTCATATGGTTCTGTGTGGATGTTCATAGTGGTCAGTGATAGTTACTACTTGTTTGTGCTATTAGGATAAAGAGTGAGCTTGATGTGTACTTAAGTACTTAACATATGACATTGTTATGAGACTGGTGGTAAAATTAATTTTAGGTTTAGAAAATCAGTTAAAGCCATTTCATAGACTATAGATTGTGTATTTACTGTTACCTAATGCCTGCTCTTtgatttcatgttccagtccaTTTCTTAATTCCAAAGAACTGCTGTTAAAACTGCTATGATTAAAACAAAGCTTGTTTTGTTGATGACTGCAGAGGAGGCAGGTTTGGTTGTAGCAGAAGTCGTGGCTGATGCTGAAGCAGCACTGGTTCTAGAAGCAGTTGGGGCTGAAGAACCAGTGCTAGTTGTTGTTGAAGGAGTTGTCGTTGGAACTGTAGTTGAAGGGGTTGTCGGTGGAACTGTTGTTGACGGGGTTGTGGTTGGAGCTGTAGTTGACGGggttgtcgtttgaactgtagttgacgGGGTTGTCGTTGGAACTGTAGTTGACGGGGTTGTCGTTGGAACTGTAGTTGAAGGGGTTGTCGGTGGAACTGTTGTTGACGGGGTTGTGGTTGGAGCTGTAGTTGACGGggttgtcgtttgaactgtagttgacgGGGTTGTCGTTGGAACTGTAGTTGACGGggttgtcgtttgaactgtagttgacggggttgtcgtttgaactgtagttgagggggttgtcgtttgaactgtagttgacggggttgttgtttgaactgtagttgaaGGGGTTTTagtttgaactgtagttgacggggttgtcgtttgaactgtagttgagggggttgtcgtttgaactgtagttgacggggttgtcgtttgaactgtagttgacggggttgtcgtttgaactgtagttgacggggttgtcgtttgaactgtagttgagggggttgtcgtttgaactgtagttgacggggttgttgtttgaactgtagttgaaGGGGTTTTagtttgaactgtagttgacggggttgtcgtttgaactgtagttgagggggttgtcgtttgaactgtagttgacggggttgtctttgaactgtagttgacggggttgtcgtttgaactgtagttgacggggttgtcgtttgaactgtagttgaaggggttgtcgtttgaactgtagttgacggggttgtcgtttgaactgtagttgaaggggttgtcgtttgaactgtagttgacggggttgtcgtttgaactgtagttgacgGGGTTGT
The nucleotide sequence above comes from Channa argus isolate prfri chromosome 1, Channa argus male v1.0, whole genome shotgun sequence. Encoded proteins:
- the LOC137102172 gene encoding salivary glue protein Sgs-3-like is translated as TPSTTVQTTTPSTTVQTKTPSTTVQTTTPSTTVQTTTPSTTVQTTTPSTTVQTTTPSTTVQTTTPSTTVQTTTPSTTVQTTTPSTTVQTKTPSTTVQTTTPSTTVQTTTPSTTVQTTTPSTTVQTTTPSTTVPTTTPSTTVQTTTPSTTAPTTTPSTTVPPTTPSTTVPTTTPSTTVPTTTPSTTVQTTTPSTTAPTTTPSTTVPPTTPSTTVPTTTPSTTTSTGSSAPTASRTSAASASATTSATTKPASSAVINKTSFVLIIAVLTAVLWN